One segment of Thermococcus profundus DNA contains the following:
- a CDS encoding ABC transporter ATP-binding protein codes for MLPIKATNLSKSFNSKRALDGVSFSIEGPGIVGIIGPNGAGKTTLIRILTGLLRPDSGNVELFGREPEKARELFALLPQDVRAHFYTLTPRDYVYHYLRMRGLSKREAMKKADEAMEAFGITYADELFSTLSGGMVRRALLAMVLSAEVPLYFLDEPTVGLDVQNRLKLWEMLRERAEEATIILTSHYLNEISSVCDRVLLLKAGKVVADGKPEEIARDYLRKFTSKIVAFEDVSLEGFTLRRAGRKAYIYARSKAEEKEIIGKLEELRVPFRREGVTIEDVFLVGGIDDGAG; via the coding sequence CCCTTGACGGCGTTTCCTTCTCTATAGAGGGGCCCGGAATAGTAGGAATAATCGGTCCCAACGGCGCTGGGAAGACGACCCTGATTAGAATCCTAACGGGGCTTTTGAGACCGGACTCTGGCAACGTTGAGCTCTTCGGGAGAGAACCCGAGAAAGCCAGGGAGCTCTTTGCACTCCTGCCCCAGGACGTCAGGGCCCACTTCTACACGCTCACGCCGAGAGATTACGTCTACCACTACCTCCGGATGCGCGGTCTCTCAAAGAGGGAAGCCATGAAGAAGGCTGATGAAGCAATGGAAGCCTTCGGGATAACCTATGCTGATGAGCTCTTTTCAACCCTCTCTGGCGGCATGGTCAGGAGGGCCCTTCTAGCTATGGTTCTCTCGGCGGAGGTTCCGCTCTACTTCCTTGATGAACCTACCGTCGGCCTCGACGTCCAGAACAGGCTCAAGCTGTGGGAGATGCTTAGAGAAAGGGCCGAAGAAGCCACGATAATCCTCACAAGCCACTACCTCAACGAGATATCGAGCGTCTGCGACCGGGTGCTCCTACTCAAAGCGGGGAAGGTAGTTGCCGACGGCAAGCCTGAGGAGATAGCGCGGGACTATCTGAGGAAGTTCACCTCGAAGATCGTCGCCTTTGAGGACGTTTCACTTGAGGGTTTTACCCTGAGGAGGGCCGGAAGGAAGGCCTACATCTACGCGCGCTCCAAAGCGGAGGAGAAGGAAATCATCGGGAAGCTTGAGGAGCTTCGGGTGCCCTTCAGGAGGGAGGGGGTAACGATAGAGGACGTCTTCCTGGTCGGTGGTATCGATGATGGCGCTGGTTGA